Proteins encoded by one window of Candidatus Bathyarchaeota archaeon:
- a CDS encoding helix-turn-helix transcriptional regulator, with translation FLRDGEKCVCEIIPHVDIAQPLVSRHLKILRDSGLVRVRKEGNRRYYSVTDPKIFKIIDAITPDLALSLSKIIIEHIA, from the coding sequence AATTTTTAAGAGATGGAGAAAAGTGTGTTTGCGAAATTATACCGCACGTTGATATTGCTCAGCCGCTTGTTTCTCGGCATTTAAAAATTTTAAGAGACAGCGGATTGGTTAGGGTTAGAAAAGAGGGAAACAGACGATACTATTCAGTTACTGACCCAAAAATCTTTAAGATTATTGACGCAATTACGCCGGATTTGGCGCTTTCACTTTCAAAGATTATTATTGAACATATAGCCTAA
- a CDS encoding 4Fe-4S ferredoxin, which translates to MAEKKNRISDWHGIPRKEIDWHPRVESELCMGCGICVLGCGRQVYKFDYENNVPVVANPLNCLVGCTTCANTCPQHAISFPPMSYLHKLIRKRGVISRSRKVLMSNIEKYAYKKNS; encoded by the coding sequence TTGGCTGAAAAGAAGAATAGGATATCTGATTGGCATGGAATTCCAAGAAAAGAAATCGATTGGCATCCTAGAGTTGAGTCTGAACTTTGCATGGGATGCGGCATCTGTGTATTAGGCTGCGGAAGACAAGTCTACAAGTTTGACTATGAAAACAATGTTCCAGTAGTTGCTAATCCGTTAAACTGCCTAGTCGGATGCACAACATGCGCCAACACGTGTCCACAGCATGCAATAAGCTTCCCGCCAATGTCGTACTTACATAAATTGATTAGAAAGCGTGGGGTCATTTCAAGAAGCAGAAAAGTGTTAATGTCTAACATCGAAAAATATGCCTATAAAAAGAATAGCTAG
- a CDS encoding transcriptional regulator, with protein sequence MCNNGYECKQSKGLNQFKKFQRYVRALHCPTRWVIIRLLANKKLSTSEIYDMLKEAGEEISKSALYYHLSELKEAGIVGLAEYREVGGGAPEKVWKLKVKEIKINFLEDL encoded by the coding sequence GTGTGTAACAACGGATACGAATGCAAACAAAGCAAAGGTCTAAACCAATTTAAAAAATTTCAAAGATATGTTAGAGCATTACATTGCCCGACGAGGTGGGTAATAATAAGGCTATTAGCTAACAAAAAGCTAAGCACAAGCGAAATCTACGATATGCTGAAAGAAGCCGGAGAAGAAATATCAAAATCGGCGCTTTACTATCACCTTTCAGAACTTAAAGAAGCAGGCATAGTAGGCTTAGCCGAATATAGGGAAGTCGGCGGAGGAGCACCTGAAAAAGTCTGGAAATTAAAGGTTAAAGAGATTAAAATAAACTTTCTAGAAGACCTCTAA
- a CDS encoding ATP-binding cassette domain-containing protein, with protein sequence MTSPIEVNNLTKKFGEIVAVNHISFKVKKGEIFGFLGPNGAGKTTTIRILTGILKPDEGKAIVAGYDVLEDSIKVKQRIGIVPEVSNAYVDLSAWENLMLIGELYGVPKKERIERANKLLREFGLYEARHRLVRGFSKGMKQKLLLCMALINDPEILFLDEPTSGLDVESARLLREKIQQYGNEGRTVFLSTHNMEEANRLCHRIAVINHGKIAAIDTPEKLRAESSELQYVEVSFNKPVDPEEFSKNEHVIKVASAGNKIRLYTASPCDVVEFLVDFARLNNLRILSLNTMAPSLEDVFMKLIKEHGERRNGSA encoded by the coding sequence TTGACCAGCCCAATAGAAGTCAATAACTTAACGAAGAAATTCGGTGAAATAGTTGCCGTAAATCACATAAGCTTTAAAGTGAAAAAGGGAGAAATATTCGGATTTTTGGGTCCAAATGGTGCTGGAAAAACGACTACTATAAGAATTTTAACGGGAATTTTAAAGCCAGATGAAGGAAAAGCAATCGTAGCGGGCTATGACGTTCTGGAAGACTCCATAAAGGTTAAGCAGCGTATAGGGATTGTTCCAGAAGTTTCAAATGCCTACGTAGACTTATCCGCATGGGAAAACCTAATGCTCATCGGTGAACTCTACGGCGTCCCGAAAAAGGAACGTATAGAAAGGGCAAACAAACTTTTAAGGGAATTTGGACTCTACGAGGCTAGGCATAGGCTGGTTAGAGGATTTTCTAAAGGAATGAAGCAGAAGCTTCTCTTATGCATGGCATTAATAAATGACCCAGAAATACTCTTCCTTGATGAGCCAACTTCGGGACTTGACGTTGAAAGCGCTAGACTTCTGAGGGAAAAAATACAACAATATGGAAATGAGGGAAGAACCGTTTTTCTTTCAACTCACAACATGGAAGAAGCAAACCGGCTTTGCCACAGAATAGCAGTGATAAACCATGGGAAAATAGCCGCTATAGACACTCCTGAAAAATTAAGGGCGGAAAGCAGCGAACTTCAATACGTTGAAGTTTCATTCAATAAACCCGTTGACCCAGAAGAGTTCTCTAAAAATGAACATGTGATCAAAGTTGCCTCTGCTGGAAATAAGATTAGACTTTATACTGCAAGTCCATGCGACGTCGTGGAATTTTTAGTGGATTTTGCGAGGCTTAACAACTTGCGAATCCTAAGTTTGAATACTATGGCGCCGTCCTTAGAGGACGTTTTCATGAAGCTAATAAAGGAACATGGAGAAAGAAGAAATGGATCTGCTTGA
- a CDS encoding ABC transporter permease — protein MDLLEQLKRSFAITKKNIKIYYSKGPVIIFGLIFPLFLFLAYTIGRNMPLKELMPGLISMTVFFTSTSVGPSIIPWETRSKTLERLVCCPISFWVILLGDMFSSFIFGVAISIIPVMFTLALNVEALNLIILIFSLALAALCFSALSILLSSYPPTDIPATVMMISSLVKFPLVFISGIFIPIEQMPTWGRILAFISPLTYFTDISRHLILNAGYFPVALDISVIAIFTLLFSITAIKIHEKTLPKRIS, from the coding sequence ATGGATCTGCTTGAACAATTAAAACGTTCCTTTGCAATAACCAAGAAGAACATAAAGATATATTATTCGAAAGGCCCAGTCATAATCTTCGGCTTAATATTTCCGCTTTTTCTTTTCCTTGCATATACTATAGGAAGAAATATGCCCCTAAAGGAGTTGATGCCTGGATTAATAAGTATGACGGTGTTTTTCACTTCTACTTCTGTAGGGCCTTCCATAATACCTTGGGAGACACGTTCAAAAACTTTAGAGAGGCTTGTATGCTGTCCAATTTCATTTTGGGTGATTCTTTTAGGCGACATGTTTTCATCCTTTATTTTCGGAGTGGCAATTTCGATTATACCAGTTATGTTCACTTTAGCTCTCAATGTAGAAGCTTTAAATCTGATAATTTTAATTTTCAGTCTGGCTTTAGCGGCTTTATGTTTTTCAGCCTTAAGCATTTTATTGTCGTCCTATCCACCGACAGATATTCCAGCAACAGTCATGATGATTTCCTCTCTCGTCAAGTTTCCACTAGTCTTTATAAGCGGAATTTTCATCCCGATTGAGCAAATGCCTACTTGGGGAAGAATTTTAGCTTTCATTTCACCGCTGACCTACTTCACAGACATATCGAGACATCTAATTTTAAACGCCGGATATTTTCCAGTAGCCCTAGATATTTCAGTAATTGCCATTTTTACGCTGCTATTTTCAATTACAGCCATAAAAATTCATGAAAAAACTCTTCCTAAAAGAATAAGCTAA
- a CDS encoding DNA-directed DNA polymerase I → MKMAQSRLDEFLIQKPKEKHETPAEAIIETQTVQTKKEKTFPPETPENLPPSYFVSIFYDGKRKSACIKLYEPSSRRIYFWYDNTGHKPYCFTNLSPLKLDKIEKLKLHPGFDYFEVVEKYDGLKDKPIKVTKIVAKDPLAIGGRPRGCIRDIIPEEYPKVAVGVQEPEVKVWEARIKYYESYIYDRELYPGMLYKIENGNLKPVIDKQAEEMIQSLLDLFKGETSEELEYVERWARLLEYPAAKFRRVALDIEVLSPIPTRVPDPREAAYPVICVSLVDSDGNKRVLLYKREGVKEGVPKLPPEVKIEYFNSEEQLIRAVFDVLWEYPFVITFNGDDFDLRYLLHRAENFGIKRDEIPIELGRRVCTLKYGVHIDLYKFFFNRSIQVYAFGNSYRDVTLDEVAEALIGRKKIPLEKPLSELTYMELAEYCLRDAEITYELTSFNDDLVMKLILVLSRISKMPMEDVSRQGVSRWIRSFLYHEHRRRNMLIPNTEDILAMKGKTATKAIIKGKKYKGAIVVEPVPGVHFNVAVLDFASLYPSIIKVWNLGYQSVLCPHPECRDNLIPDTPHWVCKKKRALESLIIGALRDLRVKWYKPKSKDKTLPADVRNWYSVIQSALKVILNASYGVFGAESFDLYCPPVAEATAAIGRHSLTQIIEKARQLGIEVVYGDTDSVFLKNPTEEQIQELITWSEKELKMGLDVDKMYRYAVFSSRKKNYLGVMPDGRVDVKGLTGKKRHIPLIIKKAFDQMKETLAKVKSPADFEEAKKEIRKIVLDCYLKLKQRKWEKLEDLAFHVVLGETPKNYVKTTPQHVKAARLLEERGMELKAGDLISFVKVVKEPHVKPVQLATSNEIDVDKYIGYLQSTFEQILDALGLDFNEIIGLTKLERFM, encoded by the coding sequence TTGAAGATGGCTCAAAGTCGACTTGACGAATTCTTAATTCAAAAGCCAAAAGAAAAACATGAAACCCCAGCTGAGGCTATAATCGAAACCCAAACTGTTCAAACTAAAAAAGAAAAAACTTTTCCGCCAGAAACCCCTGAAAATCTTCCCCCTTCCTACTTCGTTTCAATTTTTTATGACGGAAAAAGAAAAAGTGCGTGTATAAAACTTTACGAACCGTCTTCTAGGCGAATTTATTTCTGGTACGATAACACTGGGCATAAACCCTACTGCTTCACCAACCTGTCTCCTCTAAAACTTGACAAAATTGAGAAGTTAAAACTGCACCCCGGATTTGACTATTTTGAAGTTGTAGAGAAATATGATGGCCTAAAGGATAAACCGATAAAAGTAACGAAAATCGTTGCAAAGGATCCGTTAGCCATTGGTGGAAGGCCAAGGGGATGTATAAGGGACATTATACCTGAAGAATACCCGAAGGTTGCAGTTGGTGTCCAAGAGCCGGAAGTGAAGGTTTGGGAAGCCAGAATCAAATATTACGAATCTTACATTTACGATAGGGAACTCTACCCCGGAATGCTGTATAAGATTGAAAATGGAAATCTAAAGCCAGTTATTGACAAGCAAGCTGAAGAAATGATTCAGAGTCTCCTAGACTTATTTAAGGGTGAAACCTCCGAGGAGCTTGAGTATGTTGAACGTTGGGCTAGACTTTTAGAGTACCCAGCAGCGAAGTTTAGACGTGTAGCACTCGACATAGAAGTTTTGTCTCCAATCCCCACAAGAGTCCCAGACCCTAGGGAGGCAGCCTACCCAGTCATTTGCGTTTCCCTTGTTGATTCAGATGGAAATAAACGTGTTTTACTCTACAAACGTGAAGGAGTAAAAGAGGGAGTTCCAAAACTGCCGCCAGAAGTGAAAATTGAATATTTCAATTCTGAAGAGCAACTTATCAGAGCAGTGTTTGATGTTCTTTGGGAATACCCGTTCGTAATAACTTTTAACGGCGACGACTTCGACCTAAGATATTTGCTTCACAGAGCAGAAAACTTCGGAATCAAAAGGGACGAAATCCCAATAGAACTTGGAAGAAGAGTGTGCACATTAAAGTATGGAGTTCACATAGACCTCTACAAGTTCTTCTTCAACCGCTCAATCCAAGTATACGCCTTTGGAAACAGCTACCGAGACGTAACTCTAGACGAGGTGGCGGAAGCCCTAATTGGAAGAAAGAAGATTCCATTAGAAAAGCCCCTATCAGAACTAACCTATATGGAACTAGCTGAATACTGCCTAAGAGATGCTGAAATAACCTATGAACTAACAAGTTTCAACGACGACCTCGTCATGAAGCTAATCCTAGTTCTCAGCAGAATAAGTAAAATGCCGATGGAAGATGTAAGCCGTCAAGGAGTTTCAAGATGGATAAGAAGCTTCCTCTACCATGAACATAGAAGAAGAAACATGCTGATTCCAAACACTGAAGACATACTTGCAATGAAGGGAAAAACAGCTACTAAGGCAATAATTAAAGGAAAGAAGTATAAAGGCGCCATAGTAGTTGAACCAGTTCCAGGCGTACACTTTAACGTCGCAGTCTTAGACTTCGCAAGTCTATATCCATCCATAATAAAAGTTTGGAATTTAGGGTATCAATCAGTTTTATGTCCGCATCCAGAATGCAGAGACAACTTAATCCCAGACACGCCACATTGGGTTTGCAAGAAAAAACGGGCGCTTGAAAGCCTAATAATAGGGGCATTAAGAGACTTAAGAGTAAAATGGTACAAGCCAAAATCGAAGGATAAAACGTTACCAGCCGACGTCAGAAACTGGTACAGCGTAATTCAAAGCGCTTTAAAAGTCATTTTAAACGCAAGCTACGGAGTCTTCGGAGCTGAAAGCTTCGACTTGTACTGCCCTCCAGTAGCTGAGGCAACAGCAGCCATCGGTAGACATTCGCTAACGCAAATTATTGAAAAGGCAAGGCAACTCGGCATAGAAGTTGTCTACGGAGACACAGACAGCGTCTTCCTAAAAAACCCAACTGAAGAGCAAATTCAAGAACTCATCACTTGGTCAGAGAAAGAACTGAAAATGGGCTTAGACGTAGACAAAATGTACCGCTACGCAGTTTTCAGCTCACGAAAAAAGAATTACCTAGGAGTAATGCCCGACGGAAGGGTAGACGTTAAAGGATTAACAGGCAAGAAGAGGCATATACCACTCATAATAAAGAAAGCCTTCGACCAAATGAAAGAAACACTCGCAAAAGTTAAAAGCCCAGCAGACTTCGAAGAAGCAAAAAAGGAAATTAGAAAAATAGTTTTAGACTGCTACTTGAAACTTAAGCAAAGAAAATGGGAAAAACTTGAAGATTTAGCCTTCCACGTTGTCCTTGGAGAAACACCGAAAAACTACGTTAAAACTACACCTCAACACGTAAAGGCTGCAAGACTACTAGAAGAAAGGGGAATGGAACTGAAAGCCGGAGACCTAATAAGTTTCGTCAAAGTAGTCAAAGAACCACATGTCAAGCCTGTTCAGTTGGCAACCAGCAACGAAATAGACGTAGACAAATACATCGGATATTTACAGTCAACCTTCGAACAGATACTAGATGCATTAGGCCTAGACTTCAACGAAATAATAGGCTTAACCAAACTTGAAAGATTCATGTAA
- a CDS encoding QueT transporter family protein, protein MVFLAPISFELTQVRVADALIPLSILFGWPAVVGVSAGCAISNVLSPMPSVIADITFGSLANFVASFLAWKIAASRRNAVGRELLGCIAAAVTVTFVVGTYLAILTQMEVWLWWIGVGIGSTISICGIGFPLIQALKKAGIA, encoded by the coding sequence GTGGTGTTTTTGGCTCCGATTAGCTTTGAGCTTACGCAGGTCCGAGTGGCAGACGCCTTAATTCCTTTGTCTATACTGTTTGGGTGGCCAGCAGTAGTGGGCGTTTCGGCGGGCTGTGCCATTTCAAATGTTCTGAGTCCTATGCCAAGCGTTATTGCGGATATAACCTTTGGGTCATTAGCCAATTTTGTTGCAAGTTTTCTTGCGTGGAAAATTGCTGCTTCAAGAAGGAATGCAGTTGGTCGAGAACTGCTGGGATGCATTGCGGCTGCTGTAACTGTAACGTTCGTTGTTGGGACTTACTTGGCAATTTTAACTCAGATGGAAGTTTGGCTATGGTGGATTGGAGTGGGAATCGGGTCTACGATAAGCATTTGCGGAATTGGCTTTCCTTTGATTCAAGCTTTAAAGAAAGCTGGTATAGCTTAG
- a CDS encoding radical SAM protein codes for MRKVKPALVYWLGESLYLNITNKCSNNCYFCLRNFVDGIAGFKLRLNYEPYSKDVIKQLINYINVKHWKEIVFCGFGEPTANFNCLLEVAEWITKCYAVPIRVDTNGHGYLLNPNRKVVEEMRNAGVTHVSVSLNAPNEEVYNEVCRPIFSNAFNETLQFIENAKKLLKVEVTAVKIPELNLREMEKLAESLGVPLRLRSFVQFFY; via the coding sequence ATGAGAAAAGTTAAGCCTGCTCTAGTTTACTGGCTAGGAGAAAGCTTATACCTAAACATAACGAACAAGTGTTCAAACAACTGTTATTTCTGCTTAAGAAACTTCGTGGACGGGATAGCCGGGTTTAAGCTCAGACTTAATTATGAACCATATTCAAAGGATGTTATTAAACAGCTTATTAATTACATAAATGTAAAACACTGGAAAGAAATAGTCTTCTGTGGTTTCGGAGAACCAACTGCCAATTTTAACTGTCTATTAGAAGTCGCCGAATGGATAACAAAATGTTATGCCGTGCCAATAAGAGTTGACACAAATGGGCATGGTTATCTTCTAAACCCGAACCGTAAAGTTGTCGAGGAAATGCGAAATGCTGGAGTTACTCATGTCAGCGTTAGTTTAAATGCTCCAAATGAAGAAGTCTATAACGAAGTTTGTAGGCCAATTTTTAGTAATGCCTTCAATGAAACCTTGCAATTTATAGAAAACGCGAAAAAACTGCTTAAAGTAGAAGTGACTGCGGTAAAAATTCCGGAACTAAATTTAAGAGAAATGGAAAAACTTGCTGAATCTTTAGGGGTTCCACTTAGACTGAGGAGCTTTGTTCAATTTTTCTACTAG
- a CDS encoding SDR family oxidoreductase: MSKALVTGGAGFIGSHLVDKLMEKGFEVVVLDNFSTGNLENLRLHVGKENFRIIRGDIRNKADVKKAVKDVDYIFHLAAIISVELSIKNPSLVNEVNVCGTLNILEESLKLNLKRFVYLSSCAVYGNPVYLPIDEEHPTRPLSPYGVSKLTAEHYCMVFYRIYGVQTVCLRLFNVYGLRQSSGPYSGVITKFIDRLKCGKSPIIYGDGEQTRDFIFVGDVVDACLHAISCRNCVGEAINVGSGMETSINELARIISGLFGMRKIKPVYTKPRIGEVRRSCADISKAEKLLGLKPKVSLEEGLRKLVAEACAK, translated from the coding sequence TTGTCTAAAGCCTTAGTAACTGGCGGGGCAGGTTTTATTGGAAGCCATCTCGTGGATAAATTAATGGAAAAAGGGTTTGAAGTTGTTGTTTTGGATAATTTTTCCACTGGTAATTTAGAAAATTTACGTTTACATGTAGGGAAAGAAAATTTCCGCATAATAAGGGGAGATATTCGAAACAAAGCGGATGTTAAAAAAGCTGTGAAAGATGTGGACTACATTTTTCATTTAGCCGCTATCATAAGCGTTGAACTGTCCATTAAAAACCCTTCGTTGGTTAATGAAGTTAATGTCTGTGGAACTTTAAATATTTTGGAAGAAAGCCTAAAATTAAATTTAAAAAGGTTTGTATACCTATCGTCTTGCGCTGTTTACGGCAACCCCGTATATTTACCTATTGATGAAGAACATCCAACTAGGCCGTTATCACCTTATGGTGTCAGCAAACTTACTGCTGAACATTACTGCATGGTTTTCTACAGGATTTATGGGGTTCAAACTGTTTGTTTAAGGCTTTTTAACGTTTATGGCCTCCGACAAAGCAGCGGACCTTACAGCGGAGTAATAACTAAGTTTATTGATAGGCTAAAATGTGGAAAGTCTCCCATCATTTATGGAGATGGAGAGCAGACTAGAGACTTCATTTTTGTTGGTGATGTTGTTGATGCTTGTTTGCATGCGATAAGTTGTAGAAATTGCGTTGGTGAAGCCATTAATGTAGGTTCTGGTATGGAAACATCAATTAACGAACTTGCACGAATTATTAGCGGTCTCTTCGGAATGCGGAAGATTAAGCCTGTCTACACTAAACCAAGGATTGGTGAGGTAAGGCGTAGCTGCGCAGATATAAGTAAGGCTGAAAAACTTCTAGGTTTAAAGCCTAAAGTTTCCTTGGAAGAAGGATTAAGAAAGCTTGTGGCTGAGGCTTGTGCGAAATGA
- a CDS encoding glycosyltransferase: protein MVRFSVAVPIHNEEKFLPYTLPSIFRLDPNEVILIFDRCTDKSIPISRKISEHINYKGVIKFIEVNNPSPEWASRIAFLRMYAFKLASNDIILNTDADIILDPKIKDYLKLIGKNNIGLISFSRKEYPFTFQNFVSNLISAIIPTIGFAGTYAFSKKALHETINEKFMKQIHSAEDTYIHIMISKKYKTKFIRTNNIHLRPREDKKRHYSKGVSRWWIKHDPLWRVFLHSLVYLRPMVFVGYMHARRNTIGERQFYLNDNMKIT, encoded by the coding sequence TTGGTAAGATTTAGCGTTGCAGTGCCTATTCATAATGAAGAAAAATTTCTTCCCTATACCTTACCATCTATTTTTAGATTAGATCCGAATGAAGTGATTCTTATTTTTGATAGGTGTACAGACAAAAGTATACCTATTTCTCGAAAAATAAGTGAGCATATTAACTATAAAGGTGTTATTAAATTCATCGAAGTTAATAACCCCAGTCCAGAATGGGCTTCCAGAATAGCTTTTCTAAGGATGTATGCCTTCAAATTGGCCAGCAACGATATAATCTTAAACACCGATGCAGACATTATACTTGACCCTAAAATCAAAGATTATCTTAAGTTAATAGGAAAAAACAATATTGGATTAATAAGCTTTAGTCGCAAGGAATATCCGTTTACCTTTCAAAACTTTGTATCAAATCTTATTTCTGCAATAATACCAACGATCGGGTTTGCTGGCACCTACGCTTTTTCAAAAAAGGCATTACATGAAACTATAAATGAAAAGTTTATGAAACAGATACATTCTGCTGAGGATACTTATATTCACATTATGATCTCTAAAAAGTACAAAACAAAGTTTATCAGAACAAATAACATTCATTTAAGACCAAGGGAAGATAAAAAACGTCATTACTCCAAAGGAGTTTCTAGATGGTGGATAAAGCACGATCCATTATGGAGAGTTTTTCTACATAGCCTAGTATATTTGCGTCCAATGGTATTTGTTGGTTATATGCATGCAAGACGGAACACCATCGGCGAAAGACAATTTTACTTGAATGATAACATGAAGATTACCTAA
- a CDS encoding glycosyltransferase family 4 protein, whose protein sequence is MKKILMITYNFPPFVTVGAIRPLKFAKYLPKFGWDPVILTVNHPGPFTRKLDHQFMKNDVKNIKVYKSFGFPLVWVAKGLRLFRINSKWFFIPDPHYGWFLHSVLLGKRIIKKEKIDVIYATSPPPTSLLIGVFLKKICNKPLIIDYRDLWTGNPFVSYPTKFHFDFEKKIEGWVLKHAEIISVVNNNMKRKLLRTFPFLDESKIVVIPNGYDPEDFKKVTPQKFKKFTILHAGSIYGHRVKYFKLLLEVINELIQEGSVLIEDFQLIFVGYLARAAKKILNRMHLPNVYYLGVKNHEETIRFMLGADVLLLIPGTSETLTSKIFEYLAAKKFILNISDENGQASRFIERMKAGKTVTPLTLYKTLRDILTSKNVRVTLNSNELDKFSKPNLTKLLASKLELIYLKTLRK, encoded by the coding sequence ATGAAGAAAATTTTGATGATAACCTATAACTTTCCTCCATTCGTAACTGTAGGTGCTATTAGGCCTCTTAAATTTGCTAAGTACCTGCCAAAGTTTGGATGGGACCCCGTAATATTAACAGTTAATCATCCTGGTCCTTTTACACGTAAACTAGACCATCAATTTATGAAAAATGACGTAAAAAACATCAAAGTCTATAAAAGTTTTGGGTTTCCATTAGTCTGGGTAGCTAAAGGGCTAAGGCTCTTTAGGATTAATAGTAAATGGTTCTTTATCCCAGATCCACATTATGGATGGTTTCTCCATTCTGTTCTTTTAGGAAAAAGAATCATTAAAAAAGAAAAAATAGACGTTATTTATGCAACAAGTCCACCGCCAACTTCTTTACTTATAGGAGTTTTCTTGAAAAAAATTTGCAATAAACCCTTAATAATTGATTATAGAGATTTATGGACTGGTAATCCATTTGTTTCATATCCTACAAAGTTTCACTTCGATTTTGAGAAAAAAATAGAGGGATGGGTTTTAAAACATGCTGAAATCATCAGCGTGGTGAACAATAATATGAAACGAAAGCTACTACGAACTTTTCCTTTCCTAGATGAATCGAAAATTGTTGTAATTCCAAACGGTTACGACCCAGAAGACTTTAAAAAAGTAACTCCGCAAAAGTTTAAAAAGTTTACAATTCTTCATGCGGGGTCTATTTACGGTCATCGAGTGAAGTATTTTAAACTGTTGTTAGAGGTCATAAATGAACTTATTCAAGAAGGGTCTGTTTTGATAGAGGATTTTCAGCTGATTTTTGTTGGATATCTGGCTAGAGCTGCCAAAAAAATTTTAAACAGAATGCATTTGCCTAATGTTTATTATCTTGGAGTTAAAAATCATGAAGAAACTATTAGGTTCATGTTAGGTGCAGATGTGTTATTGTTAATACCGGGTACAAGTGAAACTTTAACGTCAAAAATTTTTGAATATTTGGCTGCTAAAAAGTTTATTTTAAACATTTCCGATGAGAACGGTCAAGCTTCCCGTTTTATTGAAAGAATGAAAGCTGGAAAGACTGTCACTCCTTTAACATTATATAAAACACTTCGTGACATTTTAACTTCCAAAAATGTTAGGGTAACGCTGAACAGTAATGAGCTGGATAAATTCTCAAAACCTAATTTAACGAAACTCCTGGCTTCAAAGCTTGAGTTAATTTATTTAAAAACCTTAAGAAAATAA
- the wecB gene encoding UDP-N-acetylglucosamine 2-epimerase (non-hydrolyzing): MKTYNKIVSVVGVRPNFVKLAALHKFLEKDYDHIIVHTGQHYDYELSRAFFECLELPEPDYNLEVGSGTHAYQLGEMVKRTERVLMKEKPDLVIVYGDCNSTLAGSLAAVKLHMKVAHVEAGYRSFDKKMPEEVNRMLTDAISDLLFAPTKTAVKNLKRENARGKIHLTGDVMVDVLLDYVKIAEEKSRILKKLDLKPKEYITITFHREENTEERRKAESIIEALLELKEYKIVFPIHPRTKKFLEKYNLLEKLEKSDNVEIIPPLNYLDFIKLEKNSQKIVTDSGGIQKEAYVLGIPCITLLLTTGTIETVKEGWNKLVGTSTKKIVEAVKFFEPKSNKPRKALGNGDAAGKIKGIIDHYMNSIN; encoded by the coding sequence ATGAAAACATATAATAAGATAGTGTCTGTGGTTGGTGTTCGGCCTAATTTCGTTAAGTTAGCAGCTTTACATAAATTCTTGGAGAAAGATTACGATCACATAATTGTTCACACTGGTCAACACTATGATTATGAACTTTCAAGAGCGTTCTTTGAATGCTTAGAACTCCCAGAACCAGATTATAATCTAGAAGTAGGTTCAGGAACTCATGCCTATCAACTAGGAGAGATGGTAAAGAGGACGGAAAGAGTCTTAATGAAGGAAAAGCCAGATTTAGTAATAGTATATGGTGATTGCAACTCAACTTTGGCGGGGTCACTTGCAGCAGTAAAACTTCATATGAAAGTAGCTCATGTAGAAGCAGGATATAGAAGTTTCGACAAAAAAATGCCTGAAGAAGTAAATAGGATGCTGACGGACGCAATCTCAGATTTATTATTTGCGCCAACAAAAACCGCAGTAAAAAACCTAAAAAGAGAAAACGCGCGAGGAAAAATCCACTTAACGGGAGATGTTATGGTAGATGTTCTACTAGATTATGTGAAAATAGCAGAGGAAAAATCGAGAATACTTAAGAAACTGGACCTAAAACCTAAAGAATATATAACAATAACATTCCATAGGGAAGAAAACACTGAAGAAAGAAGAAAAGCTGAGAGCATAATAGAAGCATTATTAGAACTAAAAGAATACAAAATCGTGTTTCCAATACATCCAAGAACCAAAAAGTTTCTAGAAAAATATAATTTACTGGAAAAATTGGAAAAATCAGATAATGTTGAGATCATACCTCCCTTAAACTATTTGGACTTTATAAAACTGGAAAAAAACTCTCAAAAAATAGTAACAGATTCGGGCGGGATTCAAAAGGAAGCATACGTACTTGGGATACCATGCATCACCCTATTATTGACAACAGGAACTATAGAAACGGTAAAAGAAGGATGGAACAAGTTAGTAGGTACATCCACCAAAAAGATAGTAGAGGCCGTGAAATTTTTTGAACCAAAGAGCAATAAACCAAGAAAGGCATTAGGAAACGGGGATGCGGCCGGAAAAATAAAAGGTATAATCGACCATTACATGAACAGCATTAATTAA